In Sebastes umbrosus isolate fSebUmb1 chromosome 15, fSebUmb1.pri, whole genome shotgun sequence, the genomic window gaatgtgtttttgtgtttccattcatttaACAAAGACTTAAAATGAACCTGTGTGAGGTCACATGAGGACGATCCTGTTCCTTTAAGTCGTGCTGTTGTGTGGTGATACAGCACATATTGCTATGAGTGAGCACTTTAAGCAGCATTCCTAGTAAACGGTTGTATCAGACGGATGTGACTGTCGGTTTGAATTAGAGGACAACGATGGTCTGATCTACATCTCTTGGACCTCTTACGCCTTCAGTGTGATGGCATCATGTGTGTCCCCTGAGGGGAGTGTGAAGATGATCTAATGTGAGATAGCAGAGGCCTACTGGGCTTCACTCTTCTTCTGGTGAAGCACTAATGTCCAACTCCTCAGTACACCGTACTCTCGTGCTGCAGTCCAATAGTCCTTTTTCTctcaggaaggttcctaacggactGAAATGACCCTCtcagtatctcagtagcagccgtgaTGAGAGCTGtaaatgttaaggaaaggaacttcaatgcttcctttactatctcctttaggacatactggagcatcctttgccaaaggaaaggagcttcaatgcttcctttattatctcctttagcagaggacacactggagcatcctttaccaaaggaaaggagagaataacatcccacaatgccTTGCagccgcagcatttaaagcgaaGCAGCCCGTCACTGAAGGAGCTATTTAAGAACACACGGAGGGAGCAGTGTCTTTTGTAGTccgtcttcagaacattgtagtttcaccacggcagactgacgtcactaacatccaccgccgtcgcatcataatgacggagcttctagtgaaagagcagtcagattctctgaacaccacgGCGGTTGTCTTTTTCTGAGTCCTTCTGAagtctccttctcatctctccttgacctcatgacgttttccatccaggtcaaggagaagtggttaggagaagacgttaggacaTCAGTTATTGACTACTCGAACGCAGCCCCGGTCTTGTTTCACTATCGTTTGTTTGTATAGTTTTTATAGGAGTGACTGTGAAGTAAACACATCAGCTCTGAGCATGCCTGGAAATGACAGCGTGATGCATTTAAATGAGAGAATTGTGGTACTCTCCTCCTCTAACATGGCTGTTTGTGCACCGTGATATTTAGTTGCAGATTTAGTTTAAACATGGCAAATGTGATTACTTTAATATGTCAGAATGCAAACCGTTCCCTAAACCTGCCCAACCCTAAaacctttcagtgtgttttgtcTTTAATTAGATACTATTAAGTGTCTCTGAGCTGTGTAGGTCTTGATATTGATCACTTCCATCACTGTCCCTGATTCCTCCAACCTCTTTAACCCCCTCCGGCCCTGAGGGGTGTGACCTCATACCGGCCTCTCCTGGGActcagctgttgttgttttagggCTTTGTTTCTTCACTTTGTGTGTTTCATGAAACATTCCCACCTCTGAGTTGATGTAGGCCAGCTCACAGTTTTCTGGGTTGTTTCCTGAGCTCGTGCCAGCAGAGCGGTCCTGTGTGGATCCAGCGGTTGACTGATAGACATCCAGCTTCCTCCGTCCTCCACATCAGCACACACAGCAGCCTTTAATCCCACACAGGGCCCGATTAATTTTAAAGCCGCTTTCCGTCCTTAAGCTCACTTTCAGCACTCTGACACAAACAAGCTACCACGCAGCCAGAAATACAGATATACTGTACGCTTAAGTGTGCGTTTACTTTTTACAAATgcattttgtttgcattttattttaaccTTTGAACCGAACCGTCTCCGAGAGTCTATCTGGAATCTTAGAACTGTTTGGCCTTCATCACATGATGTCATCACGTCACTGGTTGGATGTTTTGAGTTTCAGAACGTCGTCTGAATGTTAACTGAAAGAAACCAGAAGTGTGTCCCGTATGgtctgtggtgtgtttgtatagcAGCTTGGTAGcatctctgacctctgacctctgacctctgaccccaccGCAGCTTTAGTGTAAAAACCATGTTTGACCTTTAGAACGTCCTCCAGCAGCCGAGCAGTGAACCTTTCCAGGCTATAAAATGCAGATGTTGACCTCTCATTGGTCGGGATCTGTGTGTGTCCACTAGCCACTTCAgtcagtgtttctctctgtccaGATATCGGGACAATGTCTTCAGATTGTCCTAGAGTAACGGTCCCCAGAGGAGAAGTACTTCTACTACCACTGATAAGCCTCATATATCCAGTGTGATGACGCTGCCTCCAGAGGTCACATATGTGTTCTTATGTTTGCGGTGGTCCGCACCTTATTATGGTGTGATGATGTGGGTTATGAATATTCTGCCTCTCTCCTCATCAGTAGAGCCTCTGGATAGGACTGACAGACCGTTCAATATTTTTGGATATcatatgagaaaaatatgatAAAGTCAACACTGAGTACAACagaatcagaaaaatgtctgaaaaaattctgaaaaaaaatctgaaaaatgtgaaaaaaagtttgttacTATACGAAGCATCAAGTTGTAAGTCAAAGACTAGTGTGTAGGAtaaagggggatctattggcagaaatgaaataacatatttttacctcctctaatttaatatttttgttttcaccggcattggtttgtttgtcagtctgttagcaggattactcctgTCCTCTCAAGTCGGTGATGGATTTGATTGAGGGGGGGAGGTGAgggtggggtgtagcacaatgaacaatccattagattttagtgacgatccggatcatgatcatgattcaggaatatttttaaggattgcTATCAGCCTGAGCTTTAAGACCACagagtataacacatgcacagtgtaactgatgacacgttgatgacgcgtgaccccgcctccttcctccttctaagagcagagagatacacaTATTCTAAGCTTCAAGTctactgttttatgttttatgtgcaGAACTACAGTGATTGTGTGTTGGGCTCTGAGCGCTGCCAAAACACAGGTGACCCACACTTAATACTGTACCTGAACGCATCCTGTGTAGACACTGCTGGGGGGGCCGTGTAGAGGAACAAGGAGTTCAGTGTGGGACAGCTTCTCTGCAAGGGTTCTGGACTGTAATATAACTTACTAACCCACGCTGAGTCCATTTTAAACCTTGTGAATGTAGTGTGTTCTAGTTAAGGTGtaataatgtgttaaataaaacaGGCCTTGAACTacaatgtttctgtgtttcccGCCTGTATGTGCAGTCTTCATGCAGTTCAGCTGAATAGTTGGTCACGTCCTCACAGTCTCTTGTTTGAAGGCAGAGGAACGACCCACACAGCTCATTGTTCtgaattagctccaccttttcCGTCTCTGTACGCCGGCACATCCAGAACACTGTACCACATCGCTGTGGAACTGGAGACATCTGAACTGACAGGCTTTGCTCCTGTCGTCTTGATTTAGAACGATATTAACCTGTCAGAAGTGTAAATGCtaaatggacttgtatttatatacagtagctcctttctagtcttgTGAACACTCACTTTACagtacatgtcagcattcactcacacattcatacactgatatcAGAGGCTGCCGTGCAAGGAGCCGACCTGCCcgtcaggatctgatctaaacactcattcacacaccgatgtgtATTCGTATCACTTATATCTCTTCTACCTGcatttgttttgtatattttccTTTTGTCAATAGAAAGTCAGAAGAGTAGGGATGAATGTGTAGACTTTGTCACCGTGCTGGTTTTATTCTAACAGACGGGCTGGTTTCACTGCTGCGGTGCGTCTCAGGACTGAAAAGCTGCAGACTCTCTGGTTCTGTGGGACACCTGCTACTAACTGCTGAGTGGACCGTCAGCAGAGAACCTGAACTATACCTGTCTGTATGTTTGTTCTCGTTCCCCTCCTCGGTACACCTGGAGCCGTGGAGCCcacgctctctctcctctctgccccgtcagcaGTTGTGCGGCTGTGCCAGCATCCACTCAGCACTGCAGGCTGCCAGCAGCCTCTGAAACTTCACGTGGTGGCGAGCTGTGATTCTGTTCAGCCTCAATCTGCCAGCACACCTCAAAGTGTTGGATCAGGTGCCGTAAgcacataaaaacattttaggctACACAGAATACTATAACGGTGTTGAGTTTGTGCAGCTCAACCTCTACACCTTCAGGTTTCAGTACGCTTCACTCGGTCATACAGCGTGTTGTTGGACCACAACACCAACATGTCTGAGTGTCGTGTTGTTCCAGCCGCCCACTTCCACTACTGAGTGCAGGCCTCAGGATGTAAATGTGAGCAGACAGCTCTCATATGGCCACATTAACCACAAGCCAAgtcccgttgctggtgtgagggGGATGATGGGAAACGGAGCAACTGATCATGACAGGCAGACGAGACGATGCGTGTTTGAGAAGCCCGGCGGCTGCTGGAGTTAAAGTGTCACCATTAGTGCCAAGTGAGAGGGAGACGGTTGTCTTTACCTCGTGGCGGTAGAGACACACGTGACAAAACCGGAGTGAAAGAACTTATCACTGACTTCTGGACATTTTCTAATCGTCATAGTGTGACGTGAAGAAGGTCTATTCATGATCTTTTTATGTGCTTTTTCAATAATGGAAGTTATTTTTACACTAAAAAACACAAGCTGTGCTGTGATCATGTTAGCTGgatgtttttataataaatgCTTTCTGGATGAAGTTGATCTGAGCACTAGAAGGCTGTattcacattcatctgctgatgTCTCTCTGTGCtcgccttaaaggtcccatatcgtgttcattttcaggttcatgtttgtattttgtgtttctactagaacatgttttcatgctttaatgttcaaacaacacattattttcctcatactgtctgtctgaatatacctgtattcaccctcttgtctgaaacgctccgttttagtacatttcaacggaattgcgttgctaggcaacagcttgggtccatgtttacttcctgtcagctgatgtcattaatatccactgcaacaggaaataaactgggacacatttagaatgtttacatttaaaaaccgtgtaatggtctaaatattgtatatttgtgacatcacaaatggacagaaatcttaacGGCTTGCTTCAAACGCACAacttctgaatacgggctgtgtgtgtttctctgtatagtgcgtgttttgatagtttcacagtatttatatatatcacttaaacctgttttgtaatataaaagacatgaaaatctcactttttacaatatgggacctttaaatctcagtttaatgtgtgtgtgtacgagcaggactttgtgacatcacaaatggttAGAAAGCCAATGGTGGTCCGGTGGTATTTGGACCTCGCCACacaagtgtgatgtggaaactAGAAGCCTGCAGTGCACGTACAGTACACAACACAGGACCAGACTGGAGCTTTAAAGTTTATTCTTTAACCTTGAGAACATAACTCAGGTTCACTTATTAGCTTTTTCTAGAACTTTCAATCACATTCCTCAGTCAAAGCCAGTCCTTTCTGCATGATCACCGTGTTGCATGAAGTGCTGAGCAGTCTCCTAAatatgacgttcccatacaaccaaACTGTTCGgccaattacgtttcgagggagacacattttctcccagattatgtttgtttttgacgtatcacaaacaTGTTTCTCATGATGGTCTggggaggtcggggtggaaggacgggtcaaacaaacacgagACGTTcaccaggaggccgctgtttgtgtcccgtgtggaAACAAATCTCAACCGCTGACTCTAGTTTACGTCCGTAGTTTAAATAAAGTaacaaacagttattttaagccaaaccgtgATGTTTTTACTGAACATAACCAACAtaacgtgtttaaaactgtgactgtaatctgggacaaaatacgtttccctctaAACGTAACAACCGGGTGTCGTCGCTGTAGCTTTGGTAGTATTCTAGTCTGCCGTTAGTTGTCGATTCGATCCCCGCCTTAAAGCAAGACGCTGATCCCCAAAAAACAATTCCTGGTTCCTCCAAACCTCCGTGTGTCGAGCGATTTAAAACAAGACACTAAAAGTTAGTCTCGAAAATGTTAGTACCTTCAAATCTGCAGCATAAAATGAGACGTTTCTCGCTCACACAGTTGAGTTGAACATCTGCTCAAATGTCCAGTTTTCTAGAATTTAACATTGTTACTCACTTTAAAATCAGCATCATTGTTCACTAGAACCAGACTGTGTTTTGGCCTCTAATGATATAGCATTAACTCGTCTGATCTGGATTAACACATACTATACaggtttctgtgtttttaaaccCGATTCCGTCCTCTTATCTATCTCCACAGCCGTTGCCATGACAACAGACGAGGCGGAGAGTCACCAGAAGAAGCCGAGGCAGCAGGAGGAAGCCGGCCAGGACGCCAGGCCGCCCTCaccggaggaggagcagctccGGCCTCGCAACCGCAACTCCGCCGGCCGCGGCCTCTCCcgcctcttctcctccttcctgAAGAGGCGCTCGCAGTGCGAGAGCGAGGCGGGAGAGAAGGACaacaaggaggaagaagaagaagctaaGGCGCCCATCGCCGACCCTGAACCTGAGCTGAGGGCAGAGGGAGAGGTCGCCCTGGACCAGCACTCAGTCAGCAGCGCGGAGGCTCAGGTCAGCCTCTACATCTAAAGCCCTTCTGTCTGTTTCATTAATGACTTCCTATCATTCACACATCGGTAacaattcatatgctaattatgagtATTTCACATCAATATCTGACAGGATGACATGATGAAGGGATGACATGTTAGAcgtaaacagacacacacagagagagagactgctgtTTCCCAGTTTAGTAAActggttttattttaaaatcctACTCGgtgatactgtatatacactatTGAAAGCCAAGTGGAGCAACACGTCTACACAGGAGGATCTGTCGCAAGGACACGTTATTAAGAGAGCGTAGACTGCTTTGTAATTAAAATGTCTCCATCAGGCCGTCCAGGTGGAGAAGAAagaagcggaggaggaggaggaggagggtggaaaGGACAAAGAGAACGCcaaggagaaaggagaggaggccaCCCTGGAGAAGGAGgacaaggagaaggagaaggaggaggaggagaaggagaaggagaaggagtcTGGTCCTGAAGGAGGCAgtaagaaagaggaagaggaggaggaggaggaggaggagaagatgacagaggaggaggccaAAGCTCCCAGAGCTCCACGGCGACCCAAGACCATGCAGATCAAAGTCACCCTGCTGGACGACGCTCTGTATGAGTGTGAGCTGGACGTAAGAGCACTTTTATTATATCAATGTAATCATATTAACATGTCGTGAATATGCTCATATAGAGCTTATTCAGCAGTTAGTTAGACACCAGGTTTATGCTTCATTTAATCGGGATGCAACTTACGATTGTTTTGGGCGATGGGTTATTTGTCCAGTGTACATGAACATGTGGTCCACCACATGATCTGAAATATGAAACTTCAATAGGAGaatagtaatataataaatagtaatagtaaatataataatagtgatCTATTGGAGCTCAAACGACCAGCCTTAATGCATCTTCAACAgaacacctccatcatcataaGCCGGCAGACAAAGCTGCTTTAATGTTTAGTTAGAGAGGCTCCGGTCCAACCTCAGACCGGTCCTCTCCTCAGACCGGTCCTCTCCTCGGACCGGTCCTCACCTCAGACCGGTCCTCCCCTCAGACCGGTCCTCCCCTCAGACCGGTCCTCCTGCTTCAGTCTGAACCTGACAGCTGTTAAACCGTCCTGTGGGAGAAGTTCTGCTCTCTGAGCCATCTGCTCAGTCATGTTCAGTAACAGGAGGAATACATCGTCTCGTATGTGATGACAGGTTGTTGATGTTTGATTATTCAGTGTCTTgttcgctgtgtgtgtgtgtgtgtgtgtgtgtgtgtgtgtgtgtgtgtgtgtgtgcgggtgcgtgtgcgtgtgtgtgtgtcagaaacATGCAAAAGGCCAGGAGCTGTTCATGAAGGTGTGTGACCACCTCAACCTGCTGGAGAAGGACTACTACGGCCTGGTCGTCTGGGAGACGGGCACCATGAAGGTGAGCTGGATCTGATATATCGTCATTAGGTAGTTTTGTAGTATTTGATTAAAACAGTCTGCTCTTCATATGTTAACGTCATCGATGGTTAGACGAGACTGTGGCCCTCAGTGTTGATGATATCAAACCTCACTTTCTTCATCAGGTTTGGATGGACCTCACCAAGGAGATCCGCCGGCAGGTACAAGGTGAGCAGAACTTTACCACAGGTACACCCTCTGTTCTCATTCTCATGGTTttatatttaaacatgtttagAGTTTTTTCATCACaccttccttttcttcttcaaGGTGCCAGCTATAATTTCACCTTTAATGTGAAGTTCTATCCGCCGGACCCGGCCCAGCTGTCTGAAGACATTACGAGGTACCGCACTACTATCTACTAATATCCTTTTACTGTATCAGCAGCTCAGTGTGGACAGGATGCATCTCTCCAGATGAGAGGATGTGATAGGAAGACATTGCATGGGGTATTCACTGATGGTGTGCGAGCCCAAACgtattaccaaaataaaacaagtgccaaaatgatcatcagtaaagtcaaacattaaaacaataaatgtgtgCAATTTATGCAACTTATAACTGGGATGGTGAACTTATATTTCCATGTTTACTTTTTGTCGTAATTTgacctttctgttttttttatactttattttttgccctttttttcgaggttgttttcatatatgcaatttacagttcataattacaatagtttataaaccaattttttaagtagttgagcctagaaacaaacacaataagtacactagagaaaacaacatcagcatcaaaatttaaataaaatttaaaaaagaatagaataattttttttttttttattattattattattattattatattattattattattattattattgttattattattattaataataataataataataataataatacaaagagaaaaaatagtaataataataataataataataataattataataataacacaaagagaaaaaatagcaataatgataataataataataataataataataataataataataataataataataataataataataattaaataaacaaataagttaaaaaaacaacaatatttgACCTTTTTGAAATGGTTGTGGTTCTatattattttgatatttaaagGTAACTTATTCCAGTTCCTGGCCCCGCTGAACCTAAAGGAACTAGTTCCCACTTTGGTGTTAAACCTCTAGAAGTCAGCAACACTGGCTCTATAGCCTGGTGGGCATGAGAtgaaatatatgttttataaaaatcagTTCATTTCCTTGGACAGACTCGTCCAGGTTGATTAAATATGAGATCAAAATGAACCACTATGAATCAGACATTACAGGGGCATGTGCAGATGAACGGAGTATGAAAGTCTTGACGTTTGATTAGCAGTttgataatatataataatctgGAGTTCCATAATAAACTACATGTGATCCCTATCTGTGCGTTGCAGGTACTACCTGTGTCTCCAGCTGAGGAAGGACATCCTGCAGGGACGCCTCCCCTGCTCCTTCGTCACCCTGTCCCTGCTGGGCTCCTACGCCCTGCAGTCGGAGCTGGGCGAGTACGACCCGGAGGTGCACGGCAACGAGTACACCAAGGATATGAAGATGGCCCAGGGTCAGACCAAGGAGCTGGAGGACAAGATGATGGAGCTGCACCGTACATACAGGTCAGAGTGGATGTTTTCACAGTCTTCACCTAGAATCCACCAGCTCAGTGGAGTTATAAAACAATTCAGTTACAAGTCAAaccctgaattcaaaatgtcacataagtaaaagtacataaataTTGTATGTAAAATGCAATGAagtatttaaagtaaaagtactaatgaTGATAGTGCAGCTGCCTCTTAAGTGTTTTAAAGTAGTGTAACTATAGTAATTATAAAAATGTGTACTAAATTACAGCACTTAAGTAAATGCActgcacttttacttttgaccGCTCCACTTAACAGAACTAACTCCATGTAATTATTGATATATTATGTATAAACTACACATAAACTGCATTACAAGGGAAGGCTTAAACGAAAGATTTCCCTGCTCTCCATTTCTGATAACCTATAAATAACAACACTTCCAAACTGTTCCCTTTCTTTGAGTGTAAGAAGTACAACTACATTCTGAAAACGTTCACAGTTAATGAATAATCCATTCACATAACAGATGACGAGCAGCCCGAGACGTCTCGCTGATCTCTCGAATATGACAGAAAACAGACAATAATGAATTAATCTTCTGTTGTCCCGACAAGTTCTTGTATTTCTGAGTCTGATAGTGgctctgaatattatattccttgaGCACTGAAAGGTGCTGTGAACACAACAAGCACTCCTTTACCTCTGTGGAGAAATAGGAACTGGTCCATTTCTCTTGGAAAACCCGACACTCTGTGTCCACTTTCCATTTTCCACCGATGTCTCCTGCATAAACAGGAGCCTAAACGCTTCACAGTGTTGTGTCATGTTGCCTGTACAGAAGCATGTGGGATCTATAATAGTAATAGCATTTTCACACTTTGCAAAGTCATCCAGTGGGCCGGTTCTGGACCCTTTGGCGGGCCGGTTCTGGACCCTTTGGCGGGCCGGTTCTGGACCCTTTGGCAGGCCGGTTCTGGCCTCGTAGGTTTGACACCCCTGATTTAAACCGTCCTTTATCCTGTTCCGGTTGTCTTCAATGTAAACGATTACAGTATTATTATCACAGCATCTCCACAGTCACAGTAACTAAAGAGTTGGTGGGTTTCCTGTTGTtgtggtgttgttgtggttcTGGCAGGTCGATGAGTCCGGCCCAGGCTGACATGATGTTCCTGGAGAACGCCAAAAAACTCTCCATGTACGGCGTGGACCTCCACCAGGCCAAGGTGAGCACCGGAGCTACGACTCCTCAGCTGCTCGTCTAAACGCTTGAAAATGTGCCTTTATACAAAGTGAATCATCTTTGTGTTTTCCATGGCTGGATGATTTAAGGTTCTTCATAGATCAGGTAGAACATATAAAACACTTTAATCTGGGTGTGATTCAGTGACTAATGCAACATGAACACCAGCAGCAGAGATGTACAAACATAATAATGTGTTTAAGCTTTGTCTGTTCGTATTGTTGATGCCGTGCATCAGAGAAGCACGCCTGCTCTGAAAAGCAGGAAGACATGTGACTTGTGAGGTTTTACAGCTGAAATCAGGTCAATCTGTTTACATCAGAGTAGAAGGATTTAACTGGATCTGGAGGGAGGACATTTAGAGGACGATACTGCCCCCCCGTGGACGACGGTGAGCAGCACAGGAAGCTGCATCAGCCATTATCACTAGTAGTAGTACATACAGTAGTAAACACTTCAAACACACTATTAggagaggacaccggaggacaccggagggacaccgaggacacagaggaacatgattttctttcagattacctgtcttgtgcactactgtcaggatatagtgaccgttttaccgctgcagctttaagtcactTCCTACCATTTGTCACTCGTTTAAGATCTTTATATCTTAGTTGTCCTCAGAAGCTCTTAGCTCTCTGAAGGGTGCATCCTGTTGACATGTTAATGGGAATGGTTGTGTCTCTCTGGGTGTCTCCATCAGGATCTGGACGGTGTGGACATCATGCTGGGGGTCTGCTCCAGCGGTCTGATGGTTTACAAAGACAAGCTGAGGATCAACCGGTTCCCCTGGCCCAAAGTCCTGAAGGTCTCGTACAAACGCAGCAGCTTCTTCATCAAGATCAGACCGTCCGAGGTACCGAACGTCTTCATGTTCATCAACACTGAACTCACCCTGACCACGAGTGAAACCATGAAGAGAAGTTCATTAGTCATCTTTGTTTAGCAGGTTTGTGTTTCTTGTTTCAGGTGGAACATTATGAGAGTGCGATTGGCTTCAAACTACCCAACTACAAGGCGGCCAAGAAGCTGTGGAAAGTGTGTGTAGAACATCACACCTTCTTCAGGTAGAGTATAAGTTAGTTAGTTCACATGCTTGTAGAGTGTTTTAGTTGAAAGAGCTGCTCGCTTGCTGCCTGACTCAGAGTCAGATCAGAGGATCAGTATCAGTGACCTTTGTCTTCAGGCTGACCTCCACTGAGATGGCCACCACTCCCAGGAAGTTCCTGGCGTTGGGCTCTAAGTTCCGCTACAGCGGTCGGACTCAGGCTCAGACCAGACAGGCCAGCTCTCTGATCGACAGACCGGCTCCTCTGTTCCAGCGCTCCTCCAGCAAGAGGAACTCCCGCAGCCTGGATGGAGGTACGTTGTTCCACATCATGACGACGCCGTGAAACTAGTGTTCCTTTAGAGTGTCCCCAAAAATGTCTGCTGCATGTCTGCAATCACAGGAGTCTGTCTGAATCCAACACTCACATtcatatacaccgatcagccgtaacattcagaccactgacaggtgaagtgaataacatggattatctggttaccatggcaactggcagtgggggggggtatattagacagcaagtgaacattttgaactttgaactttgtgttggaagcagaagaaatgggccagcgtaaggatgtgagtcaCATTGACGAGGaccagatagtgctggctagacgaccgggtcagagcatctccagaactgcagctcttgtgggatgttcccggtctgcagtggtcaggacctaccagaaggggtccaaggaaggagaaccggtgaaccggtgaaccggcgacagggtcagacccgaggctcattgatgcacgtggggagtgaaggctggcccgtgttgtctgatccaatagaagagctactggagctcaaactggtTCATGTCCAACCtgagtgaaaccaaaagtataaAGTGCCAGAAGGCTTTACTCCGACGGTCAAAGGTCTCATTCAGACCAATAATAATGGCCTGAATGCTGAATACTCATGGCTTGTATTAAAACACTGTCTTTATTAAAGTACCGGTACTAATGAAACGGGGTATCGTACCGTTTTTAACGTCAGGGTATCgcgatacctttctagtatcggtataccgtACAGCACTAGAGGGGATTATATAGCACATCTAGCTGGAACTGA contains:
- the epb41a gene encoding protein 4.1 isoform X13 translates to MTTDEAESHQKKPRQQEEAGQDARPPSPEEEQLRPRNRNSAGRGLSRLFSSFLKRRSQCESEAGEKDNKEEEEEAKAPIADPEPELRAEGEVALDQHSVSSAEAQAVQVEKKEAEEEEEEGGKDKENAKEKGEEATLEKEDKEKEKEEEEKEKEKESGPEGGSKKEEEEEEEEEEKMTEEEAKAPRAPRRPKTMQIKVTLLDDALYECELDKHAKGQELFMKVCDHLNLLEKDYYGLVVWETGTMKVWMDLTKEIRRQVQGASYNFTFNVKFYPPDPAQLSEDITRYYLCLQLRKDILQGRLPCSFVTLSLLGSYALQSELGEYDPEVHGNEYTKDMKMAQGQTKELEDKMMELHRTYRSMSPAQADMMFLENAKKLSMYGVDLHQAKDLDGVDIMLGVCSSGLMVYKDKLRINRFPWPKVLKVSYKRSSFFIKIRPSEVEHYESAIGFKLPNYKAAKKLWKVCVEHHTFFRLTSTEMATTPRKFLALGSKFRYSGRTQAQTRQASSLIDRPAPLFQRSSSKRNSRSLDGAMASTPDNRSTRPVSAPVMSPVSPGEASPSPLLTTLHRSHHRDGSTPRGHRSAGRKAELKAESQQAEYTKSHSPRPESTPEIKTVARRERRHSPSVTTANGEREKKSQHSPQDRTKTEMVRVRKKRAKKLEGETIYIRHSNLMLEDLDKTQTGIMRHHTSISELKRSFMESVPEPRQSEWDKRLSTNSPFRTASINGQLQPASPVLKTQTITISDITNSLRGSVTYKDIPLVHTETKTITYESAQPVDSLAERDSGVLLSAQTITSETISTTTTTQITKTVKGGISETRIEKRIVITGDTEIDHDKALAQAIKEAKEQHPDMSVTKVVVHQETEISPE